A genomic region of Micromonospora sp. NBC_01796 contains the following coding sequences:
- the lgt gene encoding prolipoprotein diacylglyceryl transferase translates to MTLASVSPLAALPSPSTAVWQLGPIPIRAYALCIVLGIVVAAVVTEYRLRQRGVAPWAILDVAVWAVPFGIVGARIYHVITSPQAYFGSDGDPIRALYIWEGGLGIWGAVAGGAVGAWLAARQLGIPLTVVADALAPGLPLAQAVGRLGNWFNNELFGGRTTLPWGLEIHRMDSGNPGHALLDENGNPILEPGLYHPTFAYEALWNIGVALFVYLVDRKLKLGRGRAFALYVMGYTVGRFWIEMMRTDQANEILGVRLNVWTAVVVFLGALIYFLRVRGPQEFLVPIYAGSTTTAPTDADADSDEVDGETGSTSDISQVDLSRRTVTKDPNTLPEAYRVVTEEQYRTYQRTGELPEQEHGGTGAPDRLLDDLDDLGDDEPDDLDASTTDEDDAHDDGDDDRAGGTGQARAGAAPPGSATDRDNS, encoded by the coding sequence GTGACCCTAGCCTCAGTGTCCCCGCTGGCAGCCCTGCCCAGTCCGAGCACCGCCGTCTGGCAGCTCGGGCCGATCCCGATCAGGGCCTACGCGCTCTGCATCGTGCTGGGCATCGTCGTCGCCGCGGTGGTGACCGAATACCGGCTCCGCCAGCGTGGCGTCGCGCCCTGGGCGATCCTGGACGTCGCGGTCTGGGCGGTGCCGTTCGGCATCGTCGGCGCCCGGATCTACCACGTGATCACCTCGCCGCAGGCGTACTTCGGCTCCGACGGTGACCCGATCCGGGCCCTGTACATCTGGGAGGGCGGCCTCGGCATCTGGGGTGCGGTCGCCGGAGGCGCCGTCGGCGCCTGGCTCGCCGCCCGCCAGCTCGGCATCCCGCTGACCGTGGTCGCCGACGCGCTCGCCCCCGGCCTGCCACTGGCCCAGGCGGTCGGCCGGCTCGGCAACTGGTTCAACAACGAGCTCTTCGGGGGCCGGACCACGCTGCCCTGGGGCCTGGAGATCCACCGGATGGACTCCGGCAACCCGGGGCACGCCCTGCTCGACGAGAACGGCAACCCGATCCTCGAACCGGGCCTCTACCACCCGACCTTCGCCTACGAGGCGCTGTGGAACATCGGCGTCGCCCTCTTCGTCTACCTGGTCGACCGCAAGCTCAAGCTCGGCCGGGGACGCGCCTTCGCCCTCTACGTGATGGGTTACACCGTCGGCCGGTTCTGGATCGAGATGATGCGTACCGACCAGGCCAACGAGATCCTCGGCGTACGACTCAACGTCTGGACCGCCGTGGTCGTCTTCCTCGGCGCGCTGATCTACTTCCTCCGGGTCCGTGGGCCGCAGGAGTTCCTGGTGCCGATCTACGCCGGCTCCACCACCACCGCACCGACCGACGCCGACGCCGACTCCGACGAGGTCGACGGCGAGACCGGGTCGACCAGCGACATCTCCCAGGTCGACCTCTCCCGGCGTACGGTGACGAAGGACCCCAACACCCTGCCCGAGGCGTACCGGGTGGTCACCGAGGAGCAGTACCGGACCTACCAGCGCACCGGTGAGCTGCCCGAGCAGGAACACGGCGGGACCGGTGCACCGGACCGGCTCCTGGACGACCTCGACGACCTCGGCGACGACGAGCCGGACGACCTCGACGCGAGCACCACCGACGAGGACGACGCGCACGACGACGGCGACGACGACCGGGCCGGTGGTACCGGGCAGGCGCGGGCAGGTGCCGCGCCGCCGGGATCCGCCACGGACCGCGACAACAGCTGA
- a CDS encoding FAD-dependent oxidoreductase: MRTAVVVGAGIGGLAVAGALARSGWQVTLLERGDRLRAERTALVLWPNGVRALRALGLGDGLDAIATALPDVGVRRPDGHWLVQPRPMIDERAPVVVHREDLHDALIAGLGDQVDIRTGVQVRTVRATPAERPAVGDGRTEFEADLVVAADGVDSAVRHRLAPEATVVSSGSAAWRAVIPWYRAPKLPADRPVNGETLGAGYRFVAISLGERGSSGGSTRGGIYWVATAAGASRPEPPETQLALLRRWYAHWPAPIGDLLAATEPDDLVQQEVRELRPLPKEFAYPVGPGGIVLLGDAAHAMPHHLGQGACLAFEDAATLRSAVRDAVPGEALRTAVDAYSRARRPRAVTVVRQTRRMSAVLQSRGRLALRARDAALGTITPRLMGSAATAAAAWRPPA, translated from the coding sequence ATGCGTACGGCCGTGGTGGTGGGCGCCGGGATCGGCGGCCTGGCCGTCGCCGGTGCCCTGGCCCGTTCCGGCTGGCAGGTGACACTCCTCGAACGGGGCGACCGGCTCCGCGCCGAGCGCACCGCGTTGGTGCTCTGGCCCAACGGGGTACGGGCGCTGCGCGCGCTCGGCCTCGGTGACGGGCTGGACGCGATCGCCACCGCCCTGCCCGACGTCGGCGTACGCCGACCGGACGGGCACTGGCTGGTCCAGCCCCGACCGATGATCGACGAGCGGGCACCGGTGGTGGTGCACCGGGAAGACCTGCACGACGCCCTGATCGCCGGCCTCGGTGACCAGGTCGACATCCGTACCGGGGTGCAGGTCCGCACCGTACGCGCGACGCCGGCCGAGCGGCCGGCGGTCGGCGACGGGCGCACCGAGTTCGAGGCCGACCTGGTGGTGGCCGCCGACGGGGTGGACAGCGCGGTCCGGCACCGGCTCGCCCCGGAGGCGACCGTGGTCAGTTCGGGCTCGGCGGCCTGGCGGGCGGTGATCCCCTGGTACCGGGCGCCGAAGCTGCCCGCCGACCGTCCGGTTAACGGCGAGACGCTCGGCGCCGGTTACCGGTTCGTCGCCATCTCGCTCGGTGAGCGGGGCTCGTCCGGCGGTTCGACCCGGGGCGGCATCTACTGGGTGGCGACCGCCGCGGGCGCGTCCCGCCCCGAGCCGCCCGAGACCCAACTCGCCCTGCTCCGCCGCTGGTACGCCCACTGGCCGGCGCCGATCGGTGACCTGCTCGCCGCGACCGAGCCGGACGACCTGGTCCAGCAGGAGGTACGCGAGCTGCGCCCGCTGCCGAAGGAGTTCGCGTACCCGGTCGGCCCCGGCGGGATCGTCCTGCTCGGCGACGCCGCGCACGCGATGCCGCACCACCTCGGCCAGGGCGCCTGCCTGGCGTTCGAGGACGCCGCGACGCTCCGCTCGGCGGTACGCGACGCGGTGCCCGGCGAGGCGTTGCGGACCGCGGTCGACGCGTACAGCCGGGCCCGGCGCCCCCGTGCGGTCACCGTCGTACGGCAGACCCGGCGGATGTCGGCGGTGTTGCAGAGCCGGGGCCGGCTGGCCCTGCGTGCCCGTGACGCCGCCCTGGGCACGATCACCCCGCGCCTGATGGGCAGCGCAGCCACCGCCGCCGCGGCCTGGCGTCCGCCCGCGTAG
- a CDS encoding ATP-binding protein gives MPVQQTAVGPGHRARRAVRLLGPVELIGPDGPVPLTDEVRRLLGLLALRVGQPVAAADLRGVLPSGVTPATQSLDGAAAELAAALDRAGLPNAVVAHPIGYLLRLSARRVDVQRFTRLLTRARRRMAAEQWAVALPLFDAALRLWRVPLHGEPLGGDAPRPSGWVAGEVGRLVQSRIAAIEERWECALRLALAAQAAAGQPAVDRASVIDGLAAARTAVAAVGELEAALARHPLRVRLWELLLVAAAVGSGRRSAARVEERARETFREQLGVEPGERLRALAAAAQRGDLAQRWPSTHGSDPVSRLVDRAKSQAPLPVPMTPLLGRDALLAVVNQRLATQRLVTLTGPGGAGKTRLAVAAASRFGAAWFVDLTAVESPVRVPEAVAAALGVRAEPGRDVADTLAEEIGWTPALLVLDNCEHLVAGVAELVDRLLHRCPGLLVLATSRIPLRLHTEAVVAVPPLALPPDATGNTIASLANHPATRLFLDRARSRSGRPVPEASADAVAQLCAELDGLPLAIELAAAHTSVLGVGEIVARLRTDLRLLASPDPTAPHRHRTLAAAVETSAERLDPAARALFERLAICPGGFDAETARAIAGPDAPDALAALVESSLVVAAPLAAPPLPATLPSAVASPTSPVPPPTVHLPPPPWAPTALPDPTEQPVSAASLFPAALAAPEALVDDPPLPVRYRMLAPIRRHALTRLNAGVGETVARAAVAAHCLALAEYADARLRGPEQEWWLRRLRAEEANMRAAMGWLSEAGAGAPPYAELRLAAALARYCRLDGHYRDGHRWLAEALLRHPDAPAPMRAGAGAAAAMLAMLSCDYPAATGHAEAALSAYRQVGNRAGVARVLLTLGSIAREQARYVDSTVYLATAAATFAEYGDEWGEAQTAQLRGFTAWLSGDLDRADSRLWVSRRWYEQLGEPRAEAETLMNLGAVALYRGDTDRAASLLDVALRRYSVLGFPEGVGWAHNLRGLVELRGRRTDRAAAHLLTSLAAHRQVGDRWRTASVLEALAEVARLDGAPGRGARLLGAAARIRDEIGAPVPACERPDTEATARALRSQLGEAAFLAAQEYGRDAPLDTLLATPTPTRTDRSQGRHALPRTG, from the coding sequence GTGCCCGTTCAGCAGACCGCCGTTGGGCCGGGACATCGGGCCCGACGCGCGGTGCGGTTGCTCGGGCCCGTCGAGCTGATCGGTCCCGACGGTCCGGTCCCGCTCACCGACGAGGTCCGCCGGTTGCTGGGCCTGCTCGCCCTCCGGGTCGGCCAGCCGGTTGCCGCCGCCGACCTGCGCGGCGTACTCCCGTCCGGGGTGACCCCGGCGACCCAGTCGCTCGACGGTGCCGCCGCCGAACTCGCCGCCGCACTGGACCGGGCCGGTCTGCCCAATGCCGTCGTGGCCCACCCGATCGGCTACCTGTTGCGCCTGTCGGCCCGTCGGGTCGACGTACAGCGGTTCACCCGGCTGCTCACCCGGGCCCGGCGGCGGATGGCCGCGGAGCAGTGGGCGGTGGCGTTGCCGCTGTTCGACGCCGCGCTGCGGCTGTGGCGGGTGCCGTTGCACGGTGAGCCGCTCGGCGGCGACGCCCCGCGCCCGTCCGGCTGGGTGGCCGGCGAGGTGGGTCGCCTGGTGCAGAGCCGGATAGCCGCGATCGAGGAACGGTGGGAGTGTGCCCTGCGGCTCGCCCTCGCCGCCCAGGCGGCGGCCGGACAGCCCGCGGTGGACCGGGCCTCGGTGATCGACGGGCTGGCCGCCGCCCGTACCGCCGTCGCCGCGGTCGGTGAACTGGAGGCGGCCCTGGCCCGGCACCCGCTGCGGGTACGGCTGTGGGAACTGCTGCTGGTCGCGGCGGCCGTCGGCAGCGGCCGGCGGTCCGCGGCCCGGGTCGAGGAGCGGGCCCGGGAGACGTTCCGGGAGCAGTTGGGTGTCGAGCCGGGCGAACGGTTGCGTGCCCTGGCCGCCGCCGCCCAACGTGGTGACCTGGCCCAGCGGTGGCCCTCGACGCACGGGTCCGACCCCGTGTCCCGGTTGGTCGACCGGGCCAAGTCCCAGGCACCGCTGCCGGTGCCGATGACACCGTTGCTCGGCCGGGACGCGCTGCTCGCCGTGGTCAACCAGCGGCTCGCGACGCAGCGCCTGGTCACGTTGACCGGTCCCGGCGGTGCCGGCAAGACCCGGCTCGCGGTGGCGGCGGCCAGCCGGTTCGGCGCCGCCTGGTTCGTCGACCTCACCGCCGTGGAGAGCCCGGTACGCGTACCGGAGGCGGTCGCCGCCGCCCTCGGCGTACGGGCCGAGCCGGGGCGGGACGTGGCCGACACCCTGGCCGAGGAGATCGGCTGGACCCCGGCCCTGCTGGTGCTGGACAACTGCGAACACCTGGTCGCCGGGGTGGCCGAACTGGTCGACCGGTTGCTGCACCGCTGCCCGGGGCTGCTGGTCCTGGCCACCAGCCGGATCCCGCTGCGGTTGCACACGGAGGCGGTGGTGGCGGTGCCCCCGCTGGCCCTGCCACCCGACGCGACCGGCAACACCATCGCCTCGCTGGCCAACCACCCGGCGACCCGGCTCTTCCTGGACCGGGCCCGGTCGCGGTCCGGCCGCCCGGTGCCGGAGGCGAGTGCCGACGCGGTCGCCCAGCTCTGTGCCGAACTCGACGGGTTGCCGCTGGCCATCGAACTCGCCGCGGCGCACACGTCGGTGCTCGGCGTCGGTGAGATCGTCGCCCGGCTCCGTACCGACCTGCGCCTGCTGGCCAGCCCGGACCCGACCGCGCCGCACCGGCACCGGACGCTCGCGGCGGCGGTGGAGACCAGCGCCGAGCGGCTCGATCCCGCCGCCCGGGCACTGTTCGAGCGGCTCGCGATCTGCCCCGGCGGCTTCGACGCGGAAACGGCGCGGGCGATCGCCGGCCCGGACGCGCCGGACGCCCTCGCGGCGCTGGTCGAATCCTCGCTGGTGGTCGCCGCGCCACTGGCCGCGCCGCCACTGCCGGCCACCCTGCCGTCGGCGGTGGCGTCCCCCACGTCACCCGTGCCGCCACCGACCGTCCACCTGCCACCACCGCCGTGGGCCCCGACCGCTCTGCCCGACCCGACCGAGCAGCCGGTCTCCGCCGCGTCGCTGTTCCCGGCGGCGCTGGCGGCGCCCGAGGCGCTGGTCGACGACCCACCGCTCCCGGTCCGGTACCGGATGCTCGCGCCGATCCGCCGGCACGCGCTGACCCGGCTCAATGCCGGGGTCGGGGAGACGGTCGCCCGTGCCGCCGTGGCCGCGCACTGCCTGGCCCTGGCCGAGTACGCCGACGCCCGCCTGCGCGGCCCCGAACAGGAGTGGTGGCTGCGCCGGCTACGGGCCGAGGAGGCCAACATGCGGGCCGCGATGGGGTGGCTGTCCGAGGCCGGCGCGGGCGCCCCGCCGTACGCCGAACTGCGCCTCGCCGCCGCGCTGGCCCGGTACTGCCGGTTGGACGGCCACTACCGCGACGGCCACCGGTGGCTGGCCGAGGCGTTGCTCCGGCACCCGGACGCACCCGCACCGATGCGCGCCGGAGCGGGTGCGGCGGCGGCGATGCTGGCCATGCTGAGTTGTGACTACCCGGCCGCCACCGGGCACGCCGAGGCGGCACTGAGCGCGTACCGGCAGGTGGGCAACCGGGCAGGGGTGGCGCGTGTCCTGCTCACGCTCGGCTCGATCGCCCGCGAGCAGGCCCGTTACGTCGACTCCACTGTGTACCTGGCGACCGCCGCCGCGACCTTCGCCGAGTACGGGGACGAGTGGGGCGAGGCGCAGACCGCGCAGCTTCGCGGCTTCACCGCCTGGCTCTCCGGTGACCTGGACCGGGCCGACTCCCGCCTGTGGGTCAGCCGCCGCTGGTACGAGCAGCTCGGCGAGCCGAGGGCCGAGGCGGAGACGCTGATGAACCTCGGCGCGGTGGCTCTCTACCGGGGCGACACCGACCGGGCGGCGTCACTGCTCGACGTGGCGTTGCGGCGCTACTCCGTACTCGGGTTTCCCGAGGGGGTGGGTTGGGCGCACAACCTGCGTGGCCTGGTGGAGCTGCGCGGTCGGCGTACCGATCGGGCAGCGGCACACCTGTTGACCAGTCTCGCGGCCCATCGCCAGGTCGGCGACCGGTGGCGTACGGCCAGCGTGCTGGAGGCGTTGGCCGAGGTGGCCCGGCTCGACGGTGCTCCGGGCCGGGGTGCCCGGCTGCTCGGCGCCGCGGCCCGGATCCGGGACGAGATCGGCGCCCCGGTCCCCGCCTGTGAACGCCCCGACACCGAGGCCACCGCCCGTGCCCTCCGCTCCCAACTCGGCGAGGCCGCCTTCCTCGCGGCCCAGGAGTACGGCCGCGACGCCCCCCTCGACACCCTCCTCGCCACCCCCACACCCACCCGCACCGACCGCTCCCAGGGCCGCCACGCCCTCCCCCGAACCGGCTGA
- a CDS encoding GNAT family N-acetyltransferase: MSLVHREVFERLEHFYDGVPRDVAHVEEYGGLVLFVRDGAGWPFYARPRPGASEPPNAADVTAVRERQRALGVPEAFEWVHENHPSLLPVARSAGLAVLEAPLMVLDPAALPPADSLGDVPVRFADPTSPDFGRDVATQRAVAAIGFGVPGTAPGDAGPIARDAALVSLAPRRVDEERAQVEAGTRVFALAETPDEGAVSAGMAMRVGNVAEIAGIATLPTARRRGLAAAVTAALARHLLEAGTEVVFLSAGSDDIARVYLHAGFRRLGTACIAEPTPVTP, from the coding sequence GTGAGCCTGGTGCATCGTGAGGTATTTGAGCGCTTAGAACACTTTTACGACGGAGTGCCGCGTGATGTAGCTCACGTGGAAGAGTACGGCGGCCTGGTGCTCTTCGTCCGAGATGGTGCTGGTTGGCCGTTCTACGCCCGTCCCCGCCCCGGCGCATCCGAGCCCCCGAACGCCGCCGACGTGACCGCGGTCCGTGAACGGCAACGCGCCCTCGGCGTACCCGAGGCGTTCGAGTGGGTGCACGAGAACCACCCGAGTCTACTGCCGGTGGCCCGATCGGCCGGGCTGGCCGTGTTGGAGGCACCGCTGATGGTGCTGGATCCGGCAGCGCTGCCGCCGGCCGACAGCCTCGGCGACGTACCGGTGCGGTTTGCCGACCCGACCTCGCCCGACTTCGGCCGCGACGTCGCCACCCAGCGAGCGGTCGCCGCCATCGGGTTCGGCGTGCCCGGCACCGCCCCCGGAGACGCCGGCCCGATCGCCCGCGACGCCGCCCTGGTCTCCCTGGCACCCCGGCGGGTGGACGAGGAACGGGCCCAGGTCGAAGCCGGGACCAGGGTTTTCGCGCTGGCGGAGACACCCGACGAGGGCGCGGTCTCGGCCGGCATGGCGATGCGGGTCGGCAACGTGGCCGAGATCGCCGGCATCGCCACCCTCCCCACCGCCCGCCGCCGCGGCCTGGCCGCCGCCGTCACCGCCGCACTGGCCCGACACCTCCTGGAAGCCGGAACCGAGGTCGTCTTCCTCTCCGCCGGCAGCGACGACATAGCCCGCGTCTACCTCCACGCCGGCTTCCGCCGCCTAGGCACCGCCTGCATAGCCGAACCCACCCCCGTAACCCCCTAA